The following are encoded in a window of Nakamurella sp. A5-74 genomic DNA:
- the gcvT gene encoding glycine cleavage system aminomethyltransferase GcvT, whose product MSPASEPLALLHSPLHASHVALGATMAPFGGWEMPIQYQGGGVIAEHTAVREAVGIFDVSHLGKATVTGPGAAAFVNATLSADLRKIGPGQAQYTLCCTGTGGVTDDLIAYLVSDDEVFLVPNAANTAKVVAALQGVAPEDVEVLDRHREYGVIAVQGPQSAAVLSAVGLPTELGYMSWQDATYEGLPVRVCRTGYTGERGYELLPAWDVARPLWDALLVAAAPLGGRAAGLGARDTLRTEMGYPLHGQDLSTEITPVQARAGWAVGWKKDAFFGRDALIAEKTAGPTRTLRGLVALDRGIPRAHQQVKGPDGRALGEITSGTHSPTLGKGIALALIDTAAGIQDGDELIVDVRGRPLRVQVQAPPFVESHVR is encoded by the coding sequence ATGTCCCCAGCGTCCGAACCGCTCGCACTCCTGCACTCGCCCCTGCACGCGTCCCACGTCGCGCTGGGCGCGACGATGGCGCCGTTCGGTGGCTGGGAGATGCCCATCCAGTACCAGGGCGGTGGCGTCATCGCCGAACACACCGCGGTCCGCGAAGCGGTCGGTATCTTCGACGTCTCGCATCTGGGCAAGGCCACCGTCACCGGGCCGGGTGCTGCCGCGTTCGTCAACGCGACGCTCTCGGCCGATCTGCGGAAGATCGGGCCGGGTCAGGCTCAGTACACCTTGTGCTGCACCGGGACCGGGGGAGTGACCGACGATCTCATCGCCTACCTCGTCTCGGATGACGAGGTCTTCCTGGTGCCGAACGCCGCCAACACCGCGAAGGTCGTCGCTGCCCTGCAGGGGGTCGCGCCCGAAGATGTCGAGGTGCTCGACCGGCACCGTGAGTACGGCGTGATCGCCGTCCAGGGTCCGCAGTCGGCGGCGGTCCTGTCCGCGGTCGGGCTGCCGACCGAGCTGGGTTACATGTCGTGGCAGGACGCCACCTACGAGGGTCTCCCGGTGCGCGTCTGCCGCACCGGCTACACCGGCGAGCGGGGTTATGAGTTGCTTCCGGCGTGGGACGTCGCCCGGCCGCTGTGGGACGCGCTGCTGGTCGCTGCTGCGCCCCTGGGTGGTCGCGCCGCTGGGCTCGGTGCCAGGGACACCCTGCGGACCGAGATGGGCTACCCGCTGCACGGTCAGGACCTGTCGACCGAGATCACCCCGGTCCAGGCCCGGGCCGGCTGGGCGGTCGGCTGGAAGAAGGACGCATTCTTCGGCCGGGACGCCCTGATCGCCGAGAAGACCGCCGGACCGACCAGGACACTGCGCGGTCTCGTCGCCCTGGACCGCGGCATCCCCCGGGCCCACCAACAGGTCAAGGGCCCCGACGGGCGCGCGCTCGGCGAGATCACCTCCGGTACGCACTCGCCCACCCTCGGCAAGGGGATCGCGTTGGCATTGATCGACACCGCTGCGGGGATCCAGGACGGCGACGAGCTGATCGTCGACGTCCGCGGTCGTCCGCTCCGCGTGCAGGTGCAGGCGCCGCCCTTCGTGGAGTCGCACGTCCGCTGA
- a CDS encoding DUF1905 domain-containing protein, whose product MSATFTAPLWKWDARVEEGWFLVSLPQDLSDHIRDLTAGGPRRGFGSVRVTVLVGSSRWRTSIFPGKDDAPYVLPIKKAVYLREGIELGDPVTVHLDVLDG is encoded by the coding sequence CTGAGCGCGACATTCACCGCGCCGCTGTGGAAATGGGATGCCCGCGTCGAGGAGGGCTGGTTCCTGGTTTCCCTCCCGCAGGACCTCTCGGACCACATCCGCGACCTGACCGCCGGCGGGCCGCGCCGTGGGTTCGGGTCGGTGAGGGTGACGGTGCTCGTGGGCAGCAGTCGCTGGCGGACCTCGATCTTCCCCGGCAAGGACGATGCGCCGTACGTGCTGCCGATCAAGAAGGCCGTGTACCTGCGTGAGGGTATCGAACTGGGCGACCCCGTCACCGTGCACCTCGACGTCCTCGACGGCTGA
- a CDS encoding leucyl aminopeptidase, translating into MPSSTTTLSLTTSAPAGIKADALIVGVHASAEGPLLTHEPTPESPWQAITDAAALAGLTGRPGDVATLPGGDLVAADRLVLVGLGEVEKLTPERVRRAAGVAARAVAGLRTVATTLSAVDLTATAEGLLLGSYQFEAYKGARKAAVRTVRLVVPSAAKAAKDELQRAVVTAESVLLARDLVNTAPNDLFPASFAERARAAAETAGLKVQVLDEKALAKGGYGGILAVGSGSVRPPRLVRISYAPRGARTSVALVGKGITFDSGGISIKPGPGMPDMTSDMAGAAAVVATVIGAAALGLPIAVTATVPLAENLPSGSAYRPGDVITHYAPRGQQATTSHILNTDAEGRIVLADAIVRACEDGPDYLLETATLTGAQLVALGDRTMGVMGTDELRDRVAELARECGEDGWAMPLPEHLREGLDSYLADLQNISNNRYGGMLVAGHYLGHFVADGVQWAHLDVAGPAFNGGATYGYTTQGGTGVPVRTLLATLADLAAR; encoded by the coding sequence GTGCCGAGCAGCACCACCACCCTCTCGTTGACCACCTCCGCCCCTGCCGGGATCAAAGCCGATGCCCTGATCGTCGGCGTGCACGCCAGCGCCGAAGGGCCGCTGCTGACCCACGAACCGACCCCCGAGTCGCCGTGGCAGGCGATCACCGATGCCGCCGCCCTGGCCGGACTCACCGGTCGCCCGGGCGACGTCGCGACACTGCCGGGCGGCGACCTGGTCGCTGCGGATCGGCTGGTCCTGGTCGGCCTCGGCGAGGTGGAGAAGCTGACCCCGGAACGAGTTCGACGAGCTGCGGGGGTGGCTGCCAGGGCGGTGGCAGGACTGCGCACGGTGGCAACCACGCTGTCGGCGGTCGACCTGACGGCGACCGCCGAGGGTCTGCTGTTGGGCTCCTACCAGTTCGAGGCCTACAAGGGTGCGAGGAAGGCCGCGGTGCGGACCGTCCGGCTCGTCGTCCCGAGCGCGGCCAAGGCAGCGAAGGACGAGCTGCAGCGCGCGGTCGTCACCGCCGAAAGTGTCCTGCTGGCAAGGGACCTGGTGAACACCGCCCCGAACGATCTGTTCCCCGCGTCGTTCGCAGAGCGGGCCCGTGCCGCCGCCGAGACGGCCGGGCTCAAGGTGCAGGTGCTCGACGAGAAGGCGTTGGCCAAGGGCGGCTACGGCGGCATCCTCGCGGTCGGCTCCGGTTCCGTCCGGCCGCCGCGCCTGGTGCGGATCAGCTATGCGCCGCGCGGGGCCAGGACCTCGGTCGCCTTGGTGGGCAAGGGCATCACCTTCGATTCGGGCGGCATCTCCATCAAGCCGGGGCCCGGTATGCCGGACATGACCTCCGACATGGCCGGCGCCGCCGCCGTGGTGGCCACGGTGATCGGTGCCGCGGCGCTCGGCCTGCCGATCGCGGTGACCGCCACCGTCCCGCTCGCCGAGAACCTGCCCTCCGGGAGCGCCTACCGACCGGGCGACGTCATCACCCACTACGCCCCGCGCGGTCAGCAGGCGACGACCTCGCACATCCTCAACACCGACGCCGAGGGTCGCATCGTGCTGGCCGACGCGATCGTCCGGGCCTGTGAGGACGGGCCGGACTACCTGTTGGAGACCGCCACCCTGACCGGCGCCCAGCTGGTCGCGCTCGGCGACCGCACGATGGGCGTGATGGGAACCGACGAACTCCGTGACCGGGTCGCCGAGCTGGCGCGGGAGTGCGGCGAGGACGGTTGGGCGATGCCGTTGCCGGAACACCTGCGCGAGGGGCTGGACTCCTACCTCGCTGATCTGCAGAACATCTCGAACAACCGCTACGGCGGAATGCTGGTAGCCGGTCACTACCTCGGCCACTTCGTCGCCGACGGCGTGCAGTGGGCTCATCTGGACGTGGCCGGGCCGGCGTTCAACGGCGGCGCGACCTACGGCTACACCACCCAGGGTGGTACCGGGGTTCCGGTCCGCACGCTGCTCGCGACGCTGGCCGATCTCGCCGCACGGTGA
- a CDS encoding YdeI/OmpD-associated family protein: MAGVRYETELLSSGNNTGIEVPPDLLAELGGGKRPAVSVTVSGPSVTDFSYSSTVASMGGKYLISFSSEKRAATGLAGGDPITVELTLDAVPRTVQLPADLAAALAAAPSAQAAWERLAPSARKAHVMAVESAKAAATRERRVAKIAADLAG; encoded by the coding sequence ATGGCCGGAGTGCGTTACGAGACCGAACTGTTGAGTTCGGGCAACAACACCGGGATCGAGGTGCCGCCCGACTTGCTGGCGGAGTTGGGTGGGGGCAAGCGGCCGGCGGTCAGCGTGACGGTCTCCGGCCCGTCGGTGACCGACTTCAGCTACTCCAGCACCGTCGCGTCGATGGGTGGGAAGTATCTGATCTCGTTCTCCTCCGAGAAGCGGGCGGCCACCGGACTGGCCGGTGGTGATCCGATCACGGTCGAACTGACCCTGGACGCCGTGCCGCGGACCGTCCAACTGCCGGCCGACCTGGCAGCCGCCCTGGCCGCGGCACCCAGCGCGCAGGCGGCCTGGGAGAGGCTGGCACCCAGCGCTCGCAAGGCGCACGTCATGGCGGTGGAGTCGGCCAAGGCGGCCGCCACCCGCGAGCGGCGTGTCGCGAAGATCGCTGCCGATCTCGCCGGTTGA
- a CDS encoding SRPBCC family protein, with translation MPRTLSVSDSIVIAAEPQELYDRISDPTAMGSWSPENQGAVVDGHDAGSPTGTVVGTSFVGTNRRGRATWVTRCTVTAADPGRRFAFRVHRIGLRTPRLNASIASWEYRFDADPTGGTRVVEVWTDDRRWPDALAAVFDRIATGGSSFADFQRRNIASTLKRLKAVFEG, from the coding sequence ATGCCCCGCACGCTGAGCGTCTCCGACTCGATCGTCATTGCCGCCGAGCCCCAGGAGCTGTACGACCGGATCAGTGATCCGACGGCGATGGGTTCGTGGAGCCCGGAGAACCAGGGCGCCGTCGTCGACGGTCATGATGCGGGATCGCCGACCGGCACGGTGGTCGGGACGTCGTTCGTCGGCACGAATCGGCGCGGCAGGGCGACCTGGGTGACGCGGTGCACCGTGACCGCCGCGGATCCGGGCCGTCGATTCGCCTTCCGGGTCCACCGGATCGGCCTGCGCACGCCGCGCTTGAACGCGTCGATCGCCAGTTGGGAGTACCGCTTCGACGCGGACCCCACCGGCGGCACCCGGGTCGTCGAGGTCTGGACGGACGACCGTCGCTGGCCGGACGCGCTCGCCGCCGTGTTCGACCGGATCGCCACCGGCGGAAGCTCGTTCGCCGACTTCCAGCGACGGAACATCGCCTCGACGCTGAAGCGGTTGAAGGCGGTCTTCGAGGGCTGA
- a CDS encoding oxidoreductase, whose protein sequence is MGWFARRKKSSQSTSERRQSTDALTEWLLAHRGVEAYVEPKTAFTENTVVLIAHDGEFIRRRTPSPEAAKQFARKHGIPIYDATVVGYPQRMRDFSRRQTILRQRQERGEAVGD, encoded by the coding sequence ATGGGGTGGTTTGCACGCAGGAAGAAGTCGTCGCAGTCGACGTCCGAGCGACGGCAGAGCACAGACGCGCTCACCGAGTGGTTGCTCGCGCACCGCGGGGTCGAGGCCTACGTCGAACCGAAGACCGCCTTCACCGAGAACACCGTCGTGCTGATCGCGCACGACGGCGAGTTCATCCGTCGCCGGACTCCCTCGCCCGAGGCGGCCAAGCAGTTCGCGCGGAAACACGGCATCCCGATCTACGACGCGACCGTGGTCGGCTATCCGCAGCGCATGCGCGACTTCTCGCGCAGACAGACCATCCTGCGGCAGCGTCAGGAGCGCGGCGAGGCCGTCGGCGACTGA
- a CDS encoding glucose-6-phosphate dehydrogenase — protein sequence MAAEQHPRERRDSAQGTGQDGGTALIVFGASGDLFERLLVPGLGTLLRTESAPSVRLIGTGRSEVSDDEWRDKVSASLLADDEQDAHPAAIDDVLRSTRYLQGDPTEPQHLRDLLDAADGRTPVLYFALPPAVVDDIVGALEDVDLPADTVLAFEKPFGTDARSAAALTEKVHALVPEDRVHRTDHFLTRSQVRGLLGLRFASGLLGPVWSSEHINSVEIVYDETLALEGRAQYYDGAGALVDMIQSHLLQVLALITMERPDLLEPTAFRDRISEVLAATTIAGDDPQASTRRGRYVAGEVEGKQVPGYLEEDGVEKDNDTETLAVIQVAVDTDRWRGVPILLRSGKAIGDPRQEIRVEFRVPEQTIDGLGEQTAPSVLRIPLKDGDASLELPITSADNPVRVAKLEMSGPPPSGQLDPYGAVLAGVLNDDPLFSVREDAAVRCWEIIEPVLRAWQAGEVPMDDYPAGSAGPDSWT from the coding sequence TTGGCAGCCGAGCAGCACCCGCGCGAGCGCCGCGACAGTGCCCAGGGGACCGGCCAGGACGGTGGAACGGCGCTGATCGTGTTCGGCGCGTCCGGCGACCTGTTCGAACGTCTGCTGGTACCCGGTCTGGGGACGCTGCTGCGCACCGAGTCGGCCCCGTCCGTCAGGTTGATCGGCACCGGCCGGAGCGAGGTCTCCGACGACGAGTGGCGGGACAAGGTCTCCGCGTCGTTGCTGGCTGATGACGAACAGGATGCCCACCCGGCAGCGATCGACGATGTACTCCGCTCGACGAGGTACCTCCAGGGCGACCCCACCGAACCGCAGCATCTACGGGATCTGCTGGACGCCGCCGACGGCCGCACCCCGGTGCTGTATTTCGCCCTGCCACCGGCGGTGGTCGACGACATCGTGGGTGCGCTCGAAGACGTCGATCTCCCGGCGGACACCGTGCTGGCCTTCGAGAAACCGTTCGGTACCGACGCCCGATCCGCTGCGGCACTCACCGAGAAGGTGCATGCACTGGTCCCCGAGGATCGGGTGCATCGCACGGACCACTTCCTGACCCGCTCCCAGGTACGTGGCCTGCTCGGACTGCGCTTCGCCAGCGGTCTGCTGGGTCCGGTCTGGAGCAGCGAGCACATCAACTCCGTCGAGATCGTCTATGACGAGACGCTGGCCCTGGAGGGTCGGGCGCAGTACTACGACGGCGCCGGCGCCCTGGTCGACATGATCCAGAGCCATCTGCTGCAGGTGCTCGCCCTGATCACGATGGAACGGCCTGATCTGCTGGAGCCGACCGCGTTCCGCGACCGCATCAGCGAAGTGCTGGCTGCCACGACGATTGCGGGCGACGACCCGCAGGCCTCGACCCGGCGGGGGCGGTACGTCGCCGGCGAGGTCGAGGGCAAGCAGGTTCCCGGCTATCTCGAGGAGGACGGCGTCGAGAAGGACAACGACACCGAGACCCTTGCGGTCATCCAGGTCGCCGTGGACACCGACCGGTGGCGCGGCGTTCCCATCCTGCTGCGCTCGGGCAAGGCCATCGGAGATCCACGTCAGGAGATCAGGGTCGAGTTCCGCGTGCCGGAGCAGACCATCGACGGGCTGGGCGAGCAGACGGCGCCGTCGGTGCTGCGCATTCCGCTCAAGGACGGCGACGCGAGCCTCGAACTGCCGATCACCTCGGCCGACAACCCGGTGCGGGTGGCGAAGCTGGAGATGTCCGGCCCGCCCCCCAGCGGACAGCTCGACCCGTACGGTGCGGTGCTGGCAGGTGTGCTGAACGACGATCCGCTGTTCTCGGTCCGCGAGGACGCCGCAGTCCGCTGCTGGGAGATCATCGAGCCGGTGCTGCGGGCGTGGCAGGCCGGCGAGGTCCCGATGGACGACTACCCGGCCGGCAGTGCCGGACCCGACAGCTGGACCTGA
- a CDS encoding branched-chain amino acid aminotransferase, with protein sequence MTDQAVQFRREANPSPVTDERLAEIFRAPGFGVHFTDHMVLIEWDAQQGWHDARLVPYQPFTIDPAMMVLHYGQEIFEGLKAYRQPDGSVAGFRPERNSARLNSSATRLAMPELPEELFLQSLRELVTADKRWVPSAPGQSLYLRPFMFASEVGLGVRPSSKVTYCLIASPAGSYFKGGKESVTVWLSTEYVRAAPGGTGAVKTGGNYAASLIAQADAATKGCDQVVWLDAVERRWIEEMGTNNLCFVFGTPDGQVEIVTPELNGSLLPGITRDSVLQVARDLGFTATERRISTDEWEKTIDAGEMTEVFGCGTAAVLTPVGGVKYDGGQFAINGGVTGEVTTRLRDALVGIQNGTAPDAHSWRVTLAD encoded by the coding sequence ATGACTGATCAGGCCGTGCAGTTCCGTCGTGAAGCGAACCCGTCACCCGTCACCGACGAGCGGCTCGCGGAGATCTTCCGGGCGCCCGGTTTCGGTGTCCACTTCACCGACCACATGGTGCTCATCGAGTGGGACGCCCAGCAGGGCTGGCACGACGCACGGCTGGTTCCGTACCAACCGTTCACGATCGATCCCGCGATGATGGTGCTGCACTACGGCCAGGAGATCTTCGAGGGGCTGAAGGCGTACCGCCAGCCCGACGGCAGCGTTGCCGGCTTCCGGCCGGAGCGGAACTCCGCACGGCTCAACTCCTCGGCCACCCGGCTCGCGATGCCGGAGCTGCCCGAGGAGCTGTTCCTGCAGTCTCTGCGCGAGCTGGTGACCGCCGACAAGCGGTGGGTGCCCTCCGCCCCCGGCCAGTCGTTGTACCTGCGCCCCTTCATGTTCGCCTCCGAGGTCGGTCTCGGGGTGCGGCCGTCGTCGAAGGTCACCTACTGCCTGATCGCCTCACCGGCCGGCAGTTACTTCAAGGGCGGCAAGGAATCCGTGACCGTGTGGCTGTCGACCGAGTACGTCCGGGCGGCCCCCGGCGGAACCGGGGCCGTCAAGACCGGCGGCAACTACGCGGCTTCGCTGATCGCCCAGGCCGACGCCGCCACCAAGGGGTGCGACCAGGTCGTCTGGCTGGATGCCGTCGAGCGCAGGTGGATCGAGGAGATGGGCACCAACAACTTGTGCTTCGTCTTCGGTACGCCCGACGGTCAGGTCGAGATCGTCACACCCGAGCTCAACGGATCCCTGCTGCCCGGTATCACCCGCGACTCGGTGCTGCAGGTCGCACGTGATCTCGGCTTCACCGCCACCGAGCGGCGGATCTCCACGGACGAGTGGGAGAAGACGATCGACGCCGGCGAGATGACCGAGGTGTTCGGCTGCGGGACCGCCGCCGTGCTCACCCCGGTGGGCGGCGTCAAGTACGACGGCGGCCAGTTCGCCATCAACGGCGGCGTCACCGGGGAGGTCACCACCCGGCTGCGTGATGCCCTGGTCGGCATCCAGAACGGCACCGCTCCCGACGCGCACAGCTGGCGCGTCACCCTCGCCGACTGA
- a CDS encoding DUF2256 and DUF3253 domain-containing protein — MPVAGEKTCATCGRRITWRKKWADSWDEVKYCSQRCRIRRPTSVDADLERSILDLLAQRKHDATICPSEAARAVGGDAWRDLMEPSRQAARRLVAQGRIEIVQRGKVVDPSTARGPIRLRSTDDPGNPATS, encoded by the coding sequence GTGCCGGTCGCAGGAGAGAAGACGTGCGCGACCTGTGGTCGCCGGATCACCTGGCGCAAGAAATGGGCCGACAGCTGGGACGAGGTCAAGTACTGCTCGCAGAGGTGCCGCATCCGCCGTCCGACGAGCGTCGATGCCGACCTCGAGCGGTCCATCCTGGACCTGCTGGCGCAACGGAAACACGACGCCACCATCTGCCCGAGCGAGGCGGCGCGCGCGGTCGGCGGCGACGCCTGGCGGGACCTGATGGAGCCCAGCCGGCAGGCTGCTCGTCGACTGGTGGCGCAGGGACGGATCGAGATCGTCCAGCGCGGGAAGGTGGTCGATCCGTCGACTGCCAGAGGCCCCATCCGGTTGCGGTCGACCGACGATCCGGGCAACCCGGCCACGTCCTGA
- the sucB gene encoding 2-oxoglutarate dehydrogenase, E2 component, dihydrolipoamide succinyltransferase, with product MSQSVQMPALGESVTEGTVTRWLKAEGDTVEVDEPLLEVSTDKVDTEIPSPISGVLEKILVAEDETVAVGADLAIIGDGSGSAGGETSEGSDGDSADSAAEPAQTDDAAEQAEPEPEAAPAEQAAPAEAPSTESEAPAEKPTADVKPSGGSGTPVTLPAMGESVTEGTVTRWLKQVGDEVAVDEPLLEVSTDKVDTEVPSPVAGTLLEITVQEDDTVEVGGQLAIIGSAGAAPAEKSEPEPQPEPEPAPEPAPELKPEPAAAPAPPASAPTVDSGGAGSSYAGPAAEDETIQDVEPTAPPAPPAAPVASPAASPTQSLAPKDTGGSYVTPVIRKLAHDNDVDLSSITGTGVGGRIRREDVVKAAQAAKESAAAPAAAAPAAPAPAADAPAGSSVPKPDEAASALIGTTQKTPRIRQAIAKNMVAALQTAAQLTSVIEVDVTKVAALRARAKSGFEAREGVKLTFLPFFVKAGIEAAKAFPVVNSSLSEDLKELTYHGHVNMGIAVDTPRGLIVPVIKNADDLNLAGIARKIGDLAARTRNNKIGPDELSGGTFTVTNTGSVGTLFDTAIFTPPQSAILITGAIVKRPVVIKDVDGNDAIAIRSMAYLALSYDHRNVDGADAARFLQAVKKRIEGAEFEGDLGL from the coding sequence ATGTCGCAGTCCGTGCAGATGCCGGCCCTCGGCGAGAGCGTCACCGAGGGCACCGTCACCCGTTGGCTCAAGGCGGAGGGGGACACCGTCGAGGTCGACGAGCCCTTGCTGGAGGTCTCGACCGACAAGGTCGACACCGAGATCCCGTCTCCCATCTCGGGCGTCCTGGAGAAGATCCTCGTCGCCGAGGACGAGACCGTAGCCGTCGGCGCCGACCTGGCGATCATCGGTGACGGCAGCGGTTCTGCTGGTGGCGAGACATCGGAAGGGTCGGACGGGGATTCCGCCGACTCAGCGGCGGAGCCGGCACAGACCGACGACGCGGCCGAGCAGGCCGAGCCCGAACCCGAGGCAGCTCCCGCGGAGCAGGCAGCTCCGGCCGAGGCGCCCAGCACGGAGTCCGAGGCTCCTGCCGAGAAGCCGACGGCCGATGTGAAGCCGTCCGGTGGTTCCGGTACCCCGGTGACGCTGCCCGCGATGGGTGAGTCGGTCACCGAGGGCACCGTCACCCGCTGGCTCAAGCAGGTCGGTGACGAGGTCGCGGTCGACGAGCCGCTGCTCGAGGTGTCCACCGACAAGGTCGACACCGAGGTGCCGTCGCCCGTCGCCGGCACCCTGCTGGAGATCACGGTCCAGGAGGACGACACGGTCGAGGTCGGCGGCCAGCTGGCCATCATCGGGTCCGCGGGAGCGGCACCTGCCGAGAAGTCCGAGCCCGAGCCCCAGCCCGAACCCGAACCTGCCCCGGAGCCCGCTCCCGAACTGAAGCCCGAGCCGGCCGCCGCACCCGCACCACCGGCATCGGCGCCGACTGTGGATTCCGGCGGAGCCGGATCGTCCTATGCGGGCCCCGCAGCCGAGGACGAGACCATTCAGGACGTCGAACCCACCGCACCGCCCGCTCCCCCGGCAGCCCCGGTCGCGTCGCCGGCCGCCAGCCCCACCCAGTCGCTGGCGCCCAAGGACACCGGCGGCTCGTACGTGACCCCGGTGATCCGCAAGTTGGCGCACGACAACGACGTCGATCTGTCGAGCATCACCGGCACCGGCGTCGGCGGGCGGATCCGTCGGGAGGACGTCGTCAAGGCGGCCCAGGCGGCGAAGGAGTCCGCGGCAGCACCCGCCGCGGCCGCCCCGGCAGCTCCGGCACCCGCAGCCGACGCGCCGGCCGGGTCGTCCGTCCCGAAGCCCGACGAGGCGGCCAGCGCCTTGATCGGAACCACCCAGAAGACGCCGCGGATCCGACAGGCGATCGCCAAGAACATGGTGGCCGCGCTGCAGACCGCCGCGCAGCTCACCTCGGTGATCGAGGTGGACGTCACGAAGGTGGCCGCGCTGCGTGCCAGGGCGAAGTCGGGCTTCGAGGCACGCGAGGGCGTCAAGCTGACGTTCCTGCCGTTCTTCGTGAAGGCCGGCATCGAGGCCGCCAAGGCCTTCCCGGTGGTGAACTCCAGCCTGTCCGAGGACCTCAAGGAGCTCACGTACCACGGACACGTCAACATGGGCATCGCCGTCGACACCCCGCGTGGGCTGATCGTGCCGGTGATCAAGAACGCCGACGATCTGAACCTGGCCGGGATTGCGCGCAAGATCGGCGATCTGGCCGCGCGCACCCGCAACAACAAGATCGGCCCGGACGAGCTGTCCGGCGGCACGTTCACCGTCACCAACACCGGCAGTGTCGGGACCCTGTTCGACACGGCGATCTTCACCCCGCCGCAGTCGGCGATCCTCATCACCGGAGCCATCGTCAAGCGTCCCGTGGTGATCAAGGACGTCGATGGCAACGACGCGATCGCGATCCGCTCGATGGCCTACCTGGCACTGTCGTACGACCACCGCAACGTGGACGGCGCCGATGCTGCCCGCTTCCTGCAGGCAGTCAAGAAGCGCATCGAGGGCGCCGAGTTCGAGGGCGACCTCGGGCTGTGA
- the lpdA gene encoding dihydrolipoyl dehydrogenase, producing MTDTNVDLIVLGGGTAGYAAAIRASELGSKVVLIEKDKLGGTCLHRGCIPTKTLLHSAEVADEAKHAAGVGLKVTYDGVDIAGLHKYKDDIVTRHWKGLQGIIKSHGIQVVEGTGTFVGPNSVKVGDDTYTATNVVLATGSYSRSLPGLEIEGRVITSEQALGLQWIPEKAIVLGGGVIGVEFASIWASLGAEVTIVEGLPSLVPAEDPWIAKQLERAFRKRKIAFKTGARFSGVTQDDSGVTVTLESGDELKADLLLVAVGRGAATAGCGFEEAGITMDRGFVITDERLHTNLPNVYAIGDIVPGLQLAHRGFQQGIFVAEEIAGMNPVVIPDRNVPKITYCDPQIASVGYTEAGAVEAFGKDAVETYTYNLGGNGKSDILQTAGGIKVVREKDGPVLGIHMIGGRIGELLGEAQLIVNWEAHPEDVAPLLHGHPTQYEALGESMLAMAGKPLHAGH from the coding sequence ATGACGGACACGAACGTCGACCTGATCGTCCTGGGCGGTGGCACCGCCGGCTACGCCGCTGCCATCCGCGCCTCGGAACTCGGCTCGAAGGTGGTGCTGATCGAGAAGGACAAGCTCGGCGGGACCTGTCTGCACCGCGGCTGCATCCCCACCAAGACGCTGCTGCACTCGGCCGAGGTCGCCGACGAGGCCAAGCATGCGGCCGGCGTCGGCCTCAAGGTCACCTACGACGGCGTCGACATCGCCGGCCTGCACAAGTACAAGGACGACATCGTCACCCGGCACTGGAAGGGCCTGCAGGGGATCATCAAGTCCCACGGCATCCAGGTCGTCGAGGGCACCGGGACCTTCGTGGGACCCAACTCCGTCAAGGTCGGCGACGACACCTACACCGCGACGAACGTCGTGCTGGCCACCGGCTCCTACTCGCGCAGCCTGCCCGGTCTGGAGATCGAGGGCCGGGTCATCACCAGCGAACAGGCCCTCGGACTGCAGTGGATCCCGGAGAAGGCCATCGTGCTGGGCGGCGGCGTGATCGGCGTCGAGTTCGCCTCCATCTGGGCCTCTCTCGGCGCCGAGGTGACGATCGTCGAGGGTCTCCCCTCGCTCGTCCCGGCCGAGGACCCGTGGATCGCCAAGCAGCTGGAGCGCGCCTTCCGCAAACGCAAGATCGCGTTCAAGACCGGCGCCCGGTTCTCCGGCGTCACCCAGGACGACTCGGGCGTCACCGTCACCCTGGAGAGCGGCGACGAGCTGAAGGCCGATCTGCTGCTGGTGGCCGTCGGTCGTGGCGCGGCCACCGCCGGGTGCGGCTTCGAGGAGGCCGGCATCACGATGGACCGCGGCTTCGTCATCACCGACGAGCGACTGCACACCAACCTGCCGAACGTGTACGCCATCGGCGACATCGTCCCCGGCCTGCAGCTGGCGCATCGCGGCTTCCAGCAGGGCATCTTCGTCGCTGAGGAGATCGCCGGGATGAACCCGGTCGTCATCCCCGACCGCAACGTTCCGAAGATCACCTACTGCGATCCGCAGATCGCCTCCGTCGGATACACCGAGGCCGGTGCCGTCGAGGCCTTCGGCAAGGACGCGGTCGAGACCTATACCTACAACCTGGGCGGCAACGGCAAGTCCGACATCCTGCAGACCGCCGGTGGCATCAAGGTCGTCCGCGAGAAGGACGGCCCCGTGCTCGGCATCCACATGATCGGTGGCCGGATCGGCGAGTTGCTCGGCGAGGCCCAGCTGATCGTCAACTGGGAAGCCCACCCGGAGGACGTCGCACCGCTGCTGCACGGTCACCCCACCCAGTACGAGGCCCTGGGCGAGTCGATGCTCGCGATGGCCGGCAAGCCGTTGCACGCCGGTCACTGA